The Leptidea sinapis chromosome 15, ilLepSina1.1, whole genome shotgun sequence genome window below encodes:
- the LOC126968435 gene encoding U6 snRNA-associated Sm-like protein LSm6, whose translation MSRKEALSSFIQQIHGRPVVVKLNSGVDYRGVLACLDGYMNIALEHTEEYVNGQLKNKYGDAFIRGNNVLYISTSKRRI comes from the exons ATGAGCCGCAAAGAAGCACTTTCCTCGTTCATTCAGCAAATCCATGGTCGTCCTGTAGTTGTAAAATTAAACAGTGGTGTTGACTACAGAG gTGTTTTAGCATGTCTTGATGGATACATGAACATAGCTCTAGAACATACAGAAGAATATGTTAATGGACAGTTAAAGAATAAATATGGTGATGCTTTTATTAGAGgaaataatgtattatatataagcACTTCAAAAAGGAGAATTTAA